One Dehalococcoidales bacterium DNA segment encodes these proteins:
- a CDS encoding DegT/DnrJ/EryC1/StrS family aminotransferase produces MTVPLVDLKKQYQEIKKDVLDEISLALDGMQLFLGKNVQAVETSYAAFCGTKYAIGVGSGTDALHIALRACGIGPGDEVITVAHTFIATVEAIILAGAKPVLVDIDPETCNIDPAEVAKKITKKTRAILPVHLYGHPADMDPIKELAKLHKLWVIEDSCQAHGAEYKGQRTGSLGDIGCFSFYFTKNLGGYGEGGIITTSNPDLAAKCRMIRDHGQNAKYYHQTMGVNGRLDEIQAAVLKIKLRHLDDWTEMRRNNAQIYREYLPSSVALPGEMPWAKHVYHLFVIKTPERDGLKSWLEQKGIATGMHYPVPIHLQEAWREYGGEDIYLPVTEKITKEILSLPMYPELSEGEIQYICGCVREFSESRSKVEVLR; encoded by the coding sequence ATGACTGTTCCATTAGTTGATCTGAAAAAACAATATCAAGAAATCAAGAAGGACGTTCTTGATGAAATAAGCCTGGCACTGGATGGCATGCAGCTGTTCCTGGGCAAAAATGTGCAGGCGGTGGAAACAAGTTACGCCGCGTTCTGCGGGACCAAGTACGCCATCGGCGTGGGTTCGGGGACGGACGCTCTCCACATCGCCCTGCGCGCCTGCGGCATCGGCCCCGGGGACGAGGTCATCACCGTGGCGCATACTTTTATCGCGACCGTCGAGGCGATTATACTTGCCGGCGCCAAACCGGTGCTGGTTGACATCGACCCCGAGACCTGCAACATAGACCCCGCCGAGGTAGCGAAAAAGATTACCAAAAAGACCAGGGCCATCCTCCCGGTGCACCTCTACGGGCACCCGGCGGATATGGACCCCATCAAGGAGCTGGCCAAATTGCACAAGCTCTGGGTGATAGAAGACTCCTGCCAGGCGCACGGGGCAGAATACAAAGGGCAGCGCACCGGCTCGCTGGGGGACATTGGCTGTTTCAGCTTCTATTTCACCAAGAACCTGGGCGGTTACGGGGAGGGCGGCATCATCACCACCTCCAACCCGGATTTAGCCGCCAAGTGCCGCATGATACGCGACCATGGTCAGAATGCCAAGTACTACCACCAGACCATGGGCGTCAACGGCCGGCTCGATGAGATACAGGCCGCCGTACTGAAAATCAAGCTGCGCCATCTCGATGACTGGACGGAGATGCGGCGGAACAACGCCCAAATCTACCGGGAATACCTGCCGTCATCCGTGGCGCTGCCAGGCGAGATGCCCTGGGCGAAGCACGTTTACCATCTCTTTGTGATAAAGACGCCGGAACGTGACGGCCTTAAGTCCTGGCTGGAGCAAAAGGGAATAGCCACCGGCATGCATTACCCGGTGCCCATTCATTTGCAGGAAGCCTGGCGTGAATACGGCGGCGAAGATATTTACCTGCCGGTCACGGAAAAAATAACCAAGGAAATTCTTTCCCTCCCAATGTACCCGGAATTGAGTGAGGGGGAAATACAATATATTTGCGGCTGTGTCCGAGAGTTCAGTGAATCCAGATCAAAAGTGGAGGTTCTACGCTAG
- a CDS encoding Gfo/Idh/MocA family oxidoreductase has protein sequence MVKVGVVGCGYWGPKHIRVCNETTEARLTTVCDVDEKKLQQVRAQYPNVKVTSNYDEFLNDVEAVVIATPVNTHYDLAKKALLQDKHVLIEKPMTFNSREALDLIEVADKRELVLMVGHTYQYHPAVDLLVDIVKKGELGEIYSIDSDRLNLGLYRPDVNVLWDLAPHDISIMLMLLDQEPISVSARGAHRAGGDVYDVAYLEILFANGVMGNLHVSWLHPRKIRQMTVVGSLKMAVYDDVSESEKIQIYDKGLVINGNCHLNGNGNGNGNGNGNGNGLNKFSAWPPNYRYGNIVIPFVSGAEPLKIQCTNFINCIRENKVPKSDGWMGLKVTGILEAADLSLSHDGQRVKLDAALVGIV, from the coding sequence ATGGTTAAAGTAGGGGTTGTTGGGTGCGGCTATTGGGGGCCGAAGCATATAAGAGTATGCAATGAGACGACTGAGGCCAGGTTGACCACTGTCTGTGATGTTGACGAGAAAAAACTCCAGCAGGTGCGGGCACAGTATCCCAATGTAAAGGTCACATCAAATTACGATGAGTTCCTGAATGATGTCGAAGCCGTAGTGATAGCTACGCCGGTAAATACTCATTATGACCTGGCGAAGAAAGCGCTGCTCCAGGACAAGCATGTTTTGATAGAGAAGCCGATGACGTTCAACAGCCGCGAGGCGCTGGACCTTATCGAAGTGGCGGATAAACGGGAACTGGTGTTGATGGTGGGACACACCTACCAGTATCACCCGGCCGTTGACCTCCTGGTGGACATCGTGAAAAAGGGCGAACTGGGTGAGATTTACAGCATAGACTCGGACCGGCTCAACCTGGGCTTATACCGGCCGGACGTTAACGTGTTGTGGGATCTGGCCCCGCATGATATCAGCATCATGCTCATGCTGCTGGACCAGGAACCGATTTCCGTAAGCGCCCGCGGCGCCCACCGGGCCGGCGGCGATGTTTACGACGTAGCTTACCTGGAAATCCTTTTCGCCAACGGCGTCATGGGCAACCTGCACGTCAGCTGGCTGCACCCCCGCAAGATACGGCAGATGACCGTAGTCGGCAGCCTGAAAATGGCCGTCTATGATGATGTCTCCGAATCTGAAAAAATACAGATTTATGACAAGGGTCTGGTGATTAACGGTAACTGTCACCTCAACGGTAACGGTAATGGTAATGGTAATGGGAATGGGAACGGCAACGGCCTCAACAAATTTTCCGCCTGGCCGCCCAACTACCGCTACGGCAACATCGTTATCCCGTTCGTCTCCGGCGCCGAGCCGCTCAAAATACAGTGCACCAACTTCATCAACTGCATCAGGGAAAACAAAGTGCCCAAGAGTGACGGCTGGATGGGCCTCAAGGTAACCGGCATCCTGGAAGCCGCGGACCTGTCCCTTTCACATGACGGGCAGAGAGTAAAGCTGGATGCGGCGCTGGTGGGCATCGTTTAA